From Thermoanaerobaculia bacterium, one genomic window encodes:
- a CDS encoding ABC transporter ATP-binding protein, with the protein MSAAPAVRLDGVSLRYRLAKQRPRSLKEYALHWIRGQLVYEKLWALREVDLSIDPGESVGIVGRNGAGKSTLLRVISGVLTPTRGRVRTRGRIAPILELGTGFDPELTGLENIRLFALFLGRSHREIDAASAAIVDFSGLGDFVRSPVRSFSAGMLARLGFAVVTAWVPDILIVDEALAVGDAAFLARCRTRLDEFRRAGTTLLLVSHQPELIRGSCRRCLRIEAGRIVADGESSAVLESYAEERRSAVEEPRA; encoded by the coding sequence GTGAGCGCGGCCCCCGCGGTCCGGCTCGACGGAGTCTCGCTCCGTTATCGGCTCGCGAAGCAGAGACCGCGCTCGCTCAAGGAATACGCCCTCCACTGGATCCGGGGGCAGCTCGTCTACGAGAAGCTCTGGGCGCTGCGGGAGGTCGACCTCTCGATCGACCCGGGAGAGAGCGTCGGGATCGTCGGGAGGAACGGCGCCGGCAAGAGCACCCTCCTGCGCGTGATTTCCGGAGTTCTCACGCCCACCCGCGGCAGGGTGCGGACGCGGGGTCGCATCGCGCCGATCCTCGAGCTCGGAACGGGGTTCGACCCGGAGCTGACCGGCCTCGAAAACATCCGGCTCTTCGCCCTGTTCCTCGGCCGCTCCCATCGCGAGATCGACGCGGCCTCCGCGGCGATCGTCGACTTCAGCGGGCTCGGCGACTTCGTGCGCTCGCCGGTGCGGAGCTTCTCGGCGGGGATGCTCGCGCGGCTCGGTTTCGCCGTCGTGACCGCCTGGGTGCCCGACATCCTCATCGTCGACGAAGCCCTCGCCGTCGGCGACGCCGCCTTCCTCGCTCGCTGCCGGACGCGTCTGGACGAATTCCGGCGCGCGGGAACGACGCTCCTGCTCGTTTCGCACCAGCCGGAGCTCATTCGCGGCAGCTGCCGCCGCTGTCTGCGCATCGAAGCCGGACGGATCGTCGCGGACGGGGAGTCGTCCGCGGTCCTCGAGAGCTACGCGGAGGAGCGCCGGTCGGCCGTCGAGGAGCCGCGGGCGTGA
- a CDS encoding glycosyltransferase family 4 protein, whose translation MRVLYVATKPPWPPVDGGRLVLKNTVEALAAAGDDVTVVCPGASAPPAPPDVRVITVPGSPWAEETAFALAHGLPVAIARHASRRLAEEVGRRIAGGRPDVVFAEQLQALPGCGAAFRAGVPVVLRAQNVESDLWKARSAIAGPGRSVLFRIEARRLARWEGDAIARCAAVVALTERDADRLRTLSRGAGSVFAVPAPFPAELPAADAPLPGSPALVLLAGGRWWANADGARWFLREIWPALRERLPAARLHLFGGESAALPDVVPHPAPADSREAFAPGSVFIVALRAASGVRMKILEAWARGVPVVATRAAAAGLGRTDALLLADDAAGFVAAVESLAARPAEARRLAELGRRELVRSHDPAAVAARLREIAAAAGAAHARGSSTADRRSSA comes from the coding sequence GTGCGGGTTCTGTACGTCGCGACGAAGCCGCCGTGGCCTCCGGTCGACGGCGGCCGTCTCGTCCTGAAGAACACGGTGGAGGCGCTGGCCGCCGCGGGAGACGACGTGACGGTCGTTTGCCCCGGCGCGAGCGCCCCTCCCGCGCCGCCGGACGTCCGCGTCATCACGGTTCCGGGGTCGCCGTGGGCGGAGGAGACCGCGTTCGCGCTCGCGCACGGTCTCCCGGTGGCGATCGCCCGCCACGCGTCGCGGCGTCTCGCGGAGGAGGTCGGACGGCGGATCGCCGGCGGGCGCCCCGACGTCGTCTTCGCGGAGCAGCTCCAGGCGCTCCCGGGGTGCGGTGCGGCTTTCCGGGCCGGCGTTCCCGTGGTCCTGCGCGCCCAGAACGTCGAGAGCGATCTGTGGAAGGCGCGCTCCGCGATCGCCGGGCCGGGCCGCTCGGTCCTTTTCCGGATCGAGGCGAGGCGGCTCGCGCGATGGGAAGGGGACGCGATCGCCCGATGCGCGGCGGTAGTCGCGCTGACGGAGCGCGACGCCGACCGCCTCCGGACGTTGTCCCGCGGAGCGGGAAGCGTTTTCGCGGTTCCCGCACCCTTTCCGGCGGAGCTTCCCGCGGCCGACGCGCCTCTGCCGGGGAGCCCGGCGCTGGTCCTCCTCGCGGGCGGCCGATGGTGGGCGAACGCGGACGGAGCGCGGTGGTTCCTGAGGGAGATCTGGCCCGCCCTCCGCGAACGCCTCCCGGCGGCCCGGCTCCACCTCTTCGGGGGGGAGAGCGCGGCGCTGCCGGACGTGGTGCCCCATCCGGCCCCGGCGGACAGCCGCGAGGCGTTCGCGCCGGGGAGCGTGTTCATCGTCGCGCTTCGCGCGGCTTCCGGCGTGCGGATGAAGATCCTGGAGGCGTGGGCCCGGGGAGTCCCGGTCGTCGCGACCCGGGCGGCGGCCGCCGGTCTCGGCCGGACCGACGCCCTCCTGCTCGCCGACGACGCGGCGGGATTCGTGGCGGCGGTCGAGTCTCTCGCCGCCCGCCCTGCGGAAGCGCGCCGTCTCGCGGAGCTCGGCCGGCGCGAGCTCGTGCGCTCGCACGATCCGGCCGCGGTCGCCGCGCGGCTCCGCGAGATCGCGGCCGCCGCCGGCGCCGCTCACGCCCGCGGCTCCTCGACGGCCGACCGGCGCTCCTCCGCGTAG
- a CDS encoding glycosyltransferase, translating into MSLRRVPLDYSSSVSRAPDELPPSVGIVVPVHGAADAFARCAASLARHTDLRRHALTIVLDGPDQGEAEETAREIEGSGAAVSVIRHERTLGYVASVNEAARVPRGDLVLLNSDTIVTAGWLEKLAAAAASAAEIATATPFSNDAALCSLPFPFRANAIPAGWDVDRFASRVEERSERRYPRIPTGVGFCLYVKRRWLDRLGLFDEAFSPGYGEENDFCFRALKAGGRHVLDDATFVFHEGGASFGSATARRRRRAMRLLRARHPEYLPTIAKFMKDDPLAEARARVLDGLLPRRGAAGPRAPSVLHVVHGWPPYNPAGTEEYARALALRQAASRPTAAFVRVPGPAGKATELLDGGVRVRLVANDFRQRNPLARNAIRNRAMEKEFGAFLDETSPDLVHVHHLSGHGIGLLREIRRRRIPWIFQAQDWWMTCARANLWHAEGRLCDGPGPRKCARCLPLTRIPPAALWNPLLHAIRRAAARRALSGTAALVMGSRFIERTFRAMGLGGRAPAHVVSYGVSVGEDGSPRQPPAKPLRFGVLGSILPHKGVHVAVEAFRAIAPEDARLEIRGSEAASPGYARALRERASPAVEFRGPFPGERKESVISAFDVLVVPSVGLESYGLAAREALRRGVPVIASRRGALEELFPDGREPAGALFAAGNASELAGWVERLVADTDLLRRWQSAIPRVKGMDEHAEEIETIYAGILRR; encoded by the coding sequence ATGAGCCTCCGGCGCGTGCCGCTCGATTATTCGTCGTCCGTCTCGCGCGCGCCGGACGAACTCCCGCCGTCGGTCGGAATCGTGGTTCCGGTGCACGGCGCGGCCGACGCGTTCGCTCGCTGCGCGGCGAGCCTCGCCCGCCACACGGATCTCCGCCGCCACGCGCTCACGATCGTGCTGGACGGTCCGGACCAGGGCGAGGCGGAGGAAACCGCGCGGGAGATCGAGGGATCCGGGGCGGCGGTTTCGGTCATCCGGCACGAGCGGACGCTCGGCTACGTCGCGAGCGTCAACGAAGCGGCCCGGGTCCCGCGCGGCGATCTCGTGCTCCTGAACAGCGACACGATCGTCACCGCAGGATGGCTCGAGAAGCTCGCCGCCGCGGCCGCCTCCGCCGCCGAGATCGCGACCGCGACGCCGTTTTCGAACGACGCGGCGCTCTGTTCCCTCCCTTTCCCGTTCCGGGCCAATGCGATTCCCGCCGGGTGGGACGTCGACCGGTTCGCGAGCCGCGTCGAGGAACGCTCCGAACGCCGGTATCCGAGGATTCCGACCGGCGTCGGGTTCTGCCTGTACGTCAAGCGGCGATGGCTCGACCGGCTCGGGCTCTTCGACGAAGCCTTCTCCCCCGGTTACGGCGAAGAGAACGACTTCTGCTTCCGCGCCCTGAAAGCCGGGGGCCGACACGTTCTCGACGACGCGACGTTCGTCTTCCACGAGGGGGGCGCGAGCTTCGGGTCCGCGACGGCGCGCCGGCGCCGGCGGGCGATGCGGCTCCTGCGCGCCCGCCACCCCGAGTACCTCCCGACGATCGCGAAATTCATGAAGGACGATCCTCTCGCGGAGGCGCGCGCGCGGGTTCTCGACGGCCTCCTTCCCCGCCGTGGAGCCGCCGGACCGCGGGCTCCTTCCGTTCTCCACGTCGTCCACGGCTGGCCTCCCTACAACCCGGCGGGGACCGAGGAATACGCGAGGGCGCTCGCCCTCCGGCAGGCGGCGAGCCGTCCGACGGCGGCCTTCGTCCGGGTTCCGGGTCCCGCGGGCAAGGCGACGGAGCTCCTCGACGGCGGCGTTCGCGTCCGGCTCGTCGCCAACGATTTCCGGCAGCGCAATCCTCTGGCGCGGAACGCGATCCGGAACCGCGCCATGGAAAAGGAGTTCGGCGCCTTCCTCGACGAAACCTCTCCCGACCTCGTCCACGTCCACCACCTCTCGGGGCACGGGATCGGGCTCCTCCGGGAAATCCGCCGCCGCCGGATTCCGTGGATCTTCCAGGCGCAGGACTGGTGGATGACCTGCGCCCGGGCGAATCTCTGGCACGCGGAAGGGCGGCTCTGCGACGGGCCGGGGCCGCGCAAGTGCGCGCGATGTCTCCCCCTGACGCGAATCCCTCCCGCCGCGCTCTGGAACCCCCTCCTGCACGCGATCCGCCGGGCCGCGGCGCGCCGCGCGCTTTCCGGGACCGCCGCGCTCGTGATGGGTTCCCGCTTCATCGAGAGGACCTTTCGCGCGATGGGACTCGGCGGACGCGCGCCGGCGCACGTCGTGAGCTACGGGGTCTCCGTCGGCGAGGACGGTTCGCCGCGGCAGCCGCCGGCGAAGCCGCTGCGTTTCGGAGTCCTCGGGTCGATCCTCCCCCACAAGGGGGTTCATGTCGCGGTCGAAGCGTTTCGCGCCATCGCGCCGGAAGACGCGCGGCTGGAGATCCGGGGATCGGAGGCCGCCTCGCCCGGGTACGCCCGAGCGCTCCGCGAGAGGGCGAGCCCGGCGGTCGAGTTTCGCGGCCCGTTTCCCGGCGAGCGAAAGGAGAGCGTGATCTCGGCGTTCGACGTCCTCGTCGTTCCCTCGGTGGGACTGGAAAGCTACGGCCTCGCGGCGCGGGAGGCGCTCCGCCGCGGCGTGCCGGTTATCGCCAGCCGCCGAGGCGCGCTCGAAGAGCTCTTTCCCGATGGGCGGGAGCCCGCGGGCGCTCTCTTCGCCGCCGGGAACGCGTCCGAACTGGCCGGCTGGGTCGAGCGGCTCGTCGCCGACACCGATCTCCTGCGGCGCTGGCAGTCCGCGATTCCCCGGGTCAAGGGGATGGACGAGCACGCCGAAGAGATCGAGACGATCTATGCCGGGATTCTCCGCCGATGA